One genomic window of Pelmatolapia mariae isolate MD_Pm_ZW linkage group LG5, Pm_UMD_F_2, whole genome shotgun sequence includes the following:
- the nmur3 gene encoding neuromedin-U receptor 2, whose translation MSRIKQHPSTEYPKKPAEDVLTPSFVPPAFLSTMDLFLQGSSLNLSKLLHNISIPVNASGNYTNNQFTEVNLFEILGPKRSPFFFPVTSIYLLIFLIGLSGNLLTCAVIAKHKKMRNPTNFYLVSLAVSDLLVLLFGMPLEIYDLWENYPFPFGEGGCYFKTFLFETVCFASILNVTALSVERYIAVVYPLKTRYLSTNQHAKRVITIVWVVSMICAIPNTSLHGIFYLPDRMEESAICTVLKPLWIYNLVMQITTVCFYFIPMMVISMLYLVMGLHLGRERRQSSGNLGKNCCSTRRKMRVENGRRRQVIKMLSIVVAVFGVCWAPFHIERLLWSSISQWTDLMHNIYQYVHILSGVFFYLSSAVNPIIYSLLSTRFRECFRELVCSQGEDSNSVRDSPPFPKILLDPSVASSRGQAEGKDSNAFIPLLSPNMTLSMDTEILTCACTDTTCKTSVF comes from the exons ATGAGCAGAATCAAG cAACACCCCAGCACTGAATACCCCAAGAAACCAGCAGAGGATGTTTTGACACCTTCATTTGTTCCTCCAGCCTTCCTCTCAACAATGGACCTCTTTTTGCAGGGATCCTCTTTAAACTTATCAAAACTGCTCCACAATATCAGCATTCCTGTCAACGCCTCTGGGAATTATACTAACAACCAGTTCACAGAGGTCAACCTCTTTGAAATCCTGGGTCCGAAACGCTCTCCCTTTTTCTTCCCAGTGACCAGTATTTACCTTCTCATCTTTCTCATTGGCTTGTCTGGAAATCTGCTCACATGTGCAGTGATTGCAAAGCACAAAAAAATGCGTAATCCTACAAACTTTTACCTTGTGAGCCTGGCTGTATCGGATCTTCTCGTGCTTTTGTTTGGGATGCCCTTGGAGATTTATGACCTGTGGGAAAACTATCCATTCCCCTTTGGTGAGGGTGGCTGCTACTTCAAAACGTTCCTGTTTGAAACTGTGTGCTTTGCCTCCATCCTTAATGTCACAGCTCTGAGTGTGGAGAGGTACATAGCTGTGGTATATCCACTCAAAACACGATACCTGTCGACTAACCAGCACGCCAAACGGGTCATCACCATTGTGTGGGTGGTTTCAATGATCTGTGCCATCCCCAACACCTCACTGCACGGCATCTTCTACCTGCCAGATAGAATGGAGGAGTCAGCTATTTGCACTGTGCTGAAACCTTTGTGGATCTATAACCTGGTCATGCAAATCACAACTGTCTGCTTCTATTTTATACCCATGATGGTTATTAGCATGCTGTACTTAGTCATGGGCCTTCATTTGGGGAGAGAAAGGCGGCAGTCCAGTGGGAACCTGGGAAAGAACTGTTGCAGCACTCGAAGGAAGATGAGAGTGGAGAATGGCCGAAGGAGACAGGTCATCAAAATGCTCt CAATCGTGGTGGCAgtgtttggagtctgctggGCACCCTTTCACATCGAGCGTCTCCTGTGGAGCTCTATCAGCCAGTGGACCGACTTGATGCACAACATTTATCAGTATGTCCACATCCTGTCTGGCGTCTTCTTCTACCTCAGCTCTGCAGTCAACCCTATCATCTACAGCCTGCTCTCCACGCGGTTCAGAGAGTGTTTTCGAGAACTTGTTTGTTCCCAGGGGGAGGACAGTAACTCTGTCAGAGACTCCCCTCCTTTTCCTAAAATTTTGCTGGATCCCTCCGTTGCAAGTTCAAGGGGTCAGGCCGAGGGGAAGGACTCTAATGCTTTCATCCCTTTGCTGTCTCCTAACATGACACTGAGTATGGACACTGAAATCCTCACATGTGCTTGTACAGACACAACGTGCAAGACCTCTGTATtctga